Within the Eleginops maclovinus isolate JMC-PN-2008 ecotype Puerto Natales chromosome 5, JC_Emac_rtc_rv5, whole genome shotgun sequence genome, the region TTTCAGTTTATTTGATTTCACTGTTGCTCATGGTTTGGGCTTTGCACACTCCCATACCAGTGATTTCAAAGGCAGATCCCCTGTAGGTAGCAACACACTGACTGTCTGTACGTAGGTCCGGCTGAATCTGCTTCCACACCTTCTGCCTGGGGGTCAGTTCTGTGTCCGGTTCACCTACAATAACAAAACAGTTTGAGTCATACATCCTTTGAAGTCTACTATGATTTTAGAtcatcttttttctgttttactgtttaaaGCTCTGTataaacatatttcatttcagttATATTTTATCCCATATTTAACTATTTCATTTGACTTATAATTTAAGATTCTCATCCATTTTCAGTTGCtttgttttccttattttatttacaaatgatCTTATAGTTCTAGTTTTTTATAAAGAAAGAATATCAGAATCGGAAGGttagacttttaaaatgttttaaaccaACAAATTGCAATTGGTGCATGTCGAAACATGGTGTTGGTGATGTTAGAAAAGGTCGTTACATTTCAGTTTAATGCTAATGATTCATTTGTAATATTACCTGGGAAGCCCTGGGCCGTGACTTTGGCCCCTGGTGCTGCTCTTCTTGGAGGGTCAAGGATTTCCGACCTGTCTGGTGATCTGGCACACAGGACCGCAGCCTGGGACAACACTCCTCTCCTCTTAGCTGGCTTCAGGTTACACAGCACGACGGCCATGCGGTTCTGCATCTAGATGAGGAACACaagaataaatactttaaaaaaatttttttttacagatcgTGTGCAGGGGGGGCTTATCAT harbors:
- the LOC134864038 gene encoding aminoacyl tRNA synthase complex-interacting multifunctional protein 1-like isoform X1 encodes the protein MQNRMAVVLCNLKPAKRRGVLSQAAVLCARSPDRSEILDPPRRAAPGAKVTAQGFPGEPDTELTPRQKVWKQIQPDLRTDSQCVATYRGSAFEITDLGEVCFIRNRKKAKKYEVKHYQLYLLSKSVNIFIFHLCYYIIYFSLNR